The genome window GTGCACCACGAGGTCTTTTACACCTGTGCGCTGGCAGGCGCGTGTGAATGCCTGGGTAATAGAATCAGGTTTGGTCGCCAAAACTGATCCATTACTTCGGTCGCCGACGACTTTTCGCAGAAGCTCAGCTGCCTTTAGGGTAAGCGGTATGGTACGTCCCTTGTGACGACCTTTTTTCAGGCGGTCCGATTTGGCGCTGGTTATTTTGAGTGTTTCATTTTCCCAATCGATATCTTCACATCGGAGGTTACAGAGCTCGCCTCTCCGCATACAGGTTTCAATGGCCAATTCGACGAACACATTGAGTACAGGTGAATCAGATGCAAGACGTATTTCTTCCAGTTCTTTCCTGGTCGGCCGTCGATCACGCTGATTTTTGACAACCAGTGTTTTCTTGGCCTCCGGTAATGGATGCTCGGCCAACTGCAAGCGTAAATGGCTTTGCGCCCATTTGATCGCCGACCCGAGTACATCAAGATCACGATGTATGGTGGCATCTTGTACCAGAGCTGGCACCTCTACCCCGCCCTTGCTGGCATCCTCGAAAAGCTCCAGCACATCTTCTTCAGTTTCGTATCCAGCAGCTACTTGCCGATTTAGCCAGGCCTTGTATCTTTTAAGCCGTTCGGTTTTCGTTCCACGACGTGTTCGTATGAACTGCATGCAATCGGCGACATGCAATGCATCCATACCGATGGTGCCCATGAGCCGTTTCAACAGGGCAGCGCGCGACCGGTCCTGTTTGTTAAATGCCTCATGCTCGGTGTAAGCATTCAACAGGTCGGCGACCGTCATTGATTTTGCAACCGAATGATCGCGGTAGGTACCCGACAGTATCTTAGGCTCCTGGAGGGTAGCCCAGCTTTCAGCTTGCCCCTTTGTCTTGAAGGTCCTGGATAGCGGGGGCTGCCCACGCCGCCGGATCTGCACCCGAACACCTCGCTGCTTTTTCTTTATATCACCCCAGGGCAATCCGTAGTGGGTGGCGAGGCTTCTCGCCTTGCCCACGGAATACGTCTTTATCGGCTTAGGGGCATTGGGTATAATCCAGACGTATTCTTTGGAATAAGTTGCCATTGTTGATCGCTCCCATACTGTGGGTAAATGGTCACGCGCCAAACCCTCACGTCACTTTCACATTGTGCGTGTAGTGTGCGTGAAAATAGCAGTACAGATCAACAGTATCTTAACCTATTGATTTAGAAGACATGGGGCCGTAGCTCAGCTGGGAGAGCGTCGCGTTCGCAATGCGAAGGTCGGGAGTTCGATCCTCCTCGGCTCCACCAATTTCCTGCATATTAGGATCTCCGAAGGGTACTTACTCTCCGGACCTGGACAGAACAGCAATCAGCTTGGACATAATAGTTTCTGTGTTTATGGGTTTGACCACATAGTCAGTAGTTCCGGCTTCAATGGCCTGCCTGACATTTACGGCATAACCCGCACCCTCAAGCGATCAAACAACCGATCTCTGTGACAGAGATTCCAAACTGCTGTATCTACTGAGCTGTAACCGAAACCGAACCACGAGCCAGCGCAGCAACCGCTCCATCAGGATTGGTAGCAGTCACCCCACAGGTCGCTGGCGCATCCGCGGCTATGGTGACATTGGTAACCAGTGTGTTGGCATCCTGTACCGTCACCGAGTTAGTGGTCGCGCCACCGGTGCGGCAGACCAGCACTGCGACTCCGTCCTGTATGCCCGTGCCGGTGATGGTCATGTCCAGAGTACTGCCCGCAACAACACTGCCTGGTGAAACACCGGATAAACCCAGTGGATCACTACCACCTCCACTACCACTGTCGGGATCGACTGTTACTGAGCCACGGCTCAGCGTAGCAACCGCTCCATCAGGATTGGTAGCAGTCACCCCACAGGTCGCTGGCGCATCCGCGGCTATGGTGACATTGGTAACCAGTGTGTTGGCATCCTGTACCGTCACCGAGTTAGTGGTCGCGCCACCGGTGCGGCAGACCAGCACTGCGACTCCGTCCTGTATGCCCGTGCCGGTGATGGTCATGTCCAGAGTACTGCCCGCAACAACACTGCCTGGTGAAACACCGGATAAACCCAGCGGATCACTACTACNNNNNNNNNNNNNNNNNNNNNNNNNNNNNNNNNNNNNNNNNNNNNNNNNNNNNNNNNNNNNNNNNNNNNNNNNNNNNNNNNNNNNNNNNNNNNNNNCGTCCTGTATGCCCGTGCCGGTGATGGTCATGTCCAGAGTACTGCCCGCAACAACACTGCCTGGTGAAACACCGGATAAACCCAGCGGATCACTACTACCTCCCGTGTTGCCCGGCGTACAACTGTCATCGGATGAAACCGTTCCGCTCTCGGTAACTGTGTAGCACGCGTCGGCTACTACATCACTGAGCGCAGTGGTGATACCGCTCGGCCACATAACATCAAGCGTGTCAGCACTCGTAGCATTGCCAAGTCCAAAGTGCACCACCAGGCTGTCCTGCGAATGGGTACTGGAGCCACCCTTAACCTGGCGCATCATATTGAGCCCGCCGGCGCTCAGCTTGACCACAGAGCCGATTGCATCACGGTTACTCTGTGGCGCTCCTGAGCCGACCAGCTTTAATTGCAGCCAATGGCCCTGGTTGGTCGAATCGTTGCGGAATAACTGAAGTCCTTCCCCGGGACCACCGTCACCTGCATTGATAATCGCC of Thiogranum longum contains these proteins:
- a CDS encoding tyrosine-type recombinase/integrase; translated protein: MGKARSLATHYGLPWGDIKKKQRGVRVQIRRRGQPPLSRTFKTKGQAESWATLQEPKILSGTYRDHSVAKSMTVADLLNAYTEHEAFNKQDRSRAALLKRLMGTIGMDALHVADCMQFIRTRRGTKTERLKRYKAWLNRQVAAGYETEEDVLELFEDASKGGVEVPALVQDATIHRDLDVLGSAIKWAQSHLRLQLAEHPLPEAKKTLVVKNQRDRRPTRKELEEIRLASDSPVLNVFVELAIETCMRRGELCNLRCEDIDWENETLKITSAKSDRLKKGRHKGRTIPLTLKAAELLRKVVGDRSNGSVLATKPDSITQAFTRACQRTGVKDLVVHDLRHHGISLLFEETGLSIAEVRLMSGHASIRSLERYVNMRVESVKDKLRAAGK